The genomic DNA CCTGAATTTCAGCAAGGGCGGGAATGGTCCGGGTGGAGTAAACGAGATTTGCTTCCTGCATCCCTTTGACTCGTTCCGCCTGCCAGTCAAGGGTCTGGTCGATGACGCTTAATACCCTTGCGGCAAAATTTCTGGTGTTTTTTGCAAAGTATTCCTGGGAACCGTTGCGGTCGTCCATCATGAGGAAATCTGAAATGACTACGGCGCTTTCATGGAGTTTTTGGTGTGGCTCTTCGATTTTACTAATTATATTGGAAAATTCAGGTTCGTGAGATTTCAGTTCGGCCACCTGGGGGGAATAGAGCCATTTGCCCAATCCGCACTTGGTATGGTCAGTTTGTACGGCAGAAAGCTTATCCATGAGTTCCAGCATGTCTGAAGACTGGTCAATGAGAACATCCTTGACACGATTGATCCATTCCAGGTGGTCAATTTTTTTCTCACGGAGAAAATCTCCCAGGGTAAGGTCGACCTGGCGAAATTTTTCGCCGACAGCAATTGCAGATTCATGAAGTTCGCGATGGGGTGTTTCTATTTGCTTGAGGGATCCGGCAAGGGACGGGACCAGGGTTTCTGCATCTTTGCGGCCTTGTCCGTAAAGCCATTTGCCAAAACCGCATTTATGATCATCTACTTCAACTTCAAGGGTGGTGACAGAATCATCGGTGAGCAGGGCATTTACTTTGTTTGCCCAATTGAGATGGTCGACCTCTTTCTGGGCCAGAACGCCATCAAGTTGGTTGCCGTCAATAACCTTGCGGGCATTAGTAATGAGAGAATCAACACCTTGAATGCTCACCAACCCGATCAGCGCCAGAAGAACGAGCACCGCAGTAAAGCCGCCGGCAATTTTTTTACCGATTGTAACCTGATGCAGTTTGCTTAAGAGTTGCATGACTTTCCCCCTGAGAATGTTACCAATTAAAGTCTTTCCCCGTATTTTAACGAAATGCCCAGATACTGAAATCTCAGGCAGTTCAAACCCTCTGGATCGTCAGAATGGAATTCAATTTCAGTTCCTGGAACAGGCTATAAACCGTATCTTGTGTATTCACTATAGTGATGGAGCCGCCGTTAACTGCAATGTTCTTATAAAACAGCAGGAGTTTGCCGATGCCTGAACTGCCGATATAATGCACATTACTGAAGTCGATTATTACGTCCTTGATGGTTGTCAGATTCAGTCTGCCGAATTGCGCTTTGAGCATTTCGGCACCGTTTTCGTCAATGTCGCCGTTTACTTTAATCGTTATTGTTTTACCTTCCTGGTTAACAGTTATATCCATAATTATATCTCCGGTTTTTTGTGGATCTTTAAGCGGGGGGAGCATGATACGTTGAATACGCCCGAAGCTTTTTTGTTTTCTATGAGGCGATAAACAATTACCGCCGTTTTTGTATATAAGTTGCCTTCAGTTTTATAGAAAAGACCCTGTTTGTTTATTTAAGTAATCCATCCCCTGTTTTTATTAAAATGTCCAGAGGTTCATGAGTTTGTTGATAATTTCTCTTTGCTTCCGTTCTTCAGGGGAGACATGTTTTTTAAAGGACAAGAAAACATGCCTGCCATTATCTTTCCAACAGGCAAATGTGCTGTGATTGCGGATCATGTAAACCCCCCGTCCTGATTCTCTGGTGATATTTTTGTAGGATGTGGGGTCCGGAATGGCATGATGGTCAAAACCTTGTCCCTCGTCAATAATTTCAATGACAAAGTGGTTGGCAAATCTCCAACGAACAGTAACGAGCTTGTCTGGATTTTTTTTATTGCCGTGTTTCCAGGCATTCATTACAGCCTCGGTTAAAGAAATGCGGATATTTGCCAGTTGCTGTGAATCAAATCCCTGTTCGTTAAGGTTTTGTCGAATATTATCGAGCAATGTACTGATATGTAGATCTATTTCCGATAAGTCCTTCGGGCGCCAAACTGCCACATTGTAGCATTTTTGATTTTCTACCTCAAGTCCAAGGATGGTAATATCGTCGTCCGAAGTGTTTTTTTTGTATGGAATCAGCTCCTCGTTGCTTTGCTCGGCGATTTTTGTAAGGGTTCGATCAATGATATCAGACACCCTATGCTGTTCATCCGGTGAAAGGTCTTCCGCGATAATCTGTGCAAGATCAGCAGGTTTCAAGGTTTTACGAGATTTTCTGTACGGCATGTCAAGAAGGCCGTCAGTATAGAAAATGAGCTTGTCTTCTTCCTCAAGCTGCAATTCACCCGCAGTGAACAACATACCGCTTTGCACTGCCACCGGCAGGTTTGTTCCTGATTCGCCGGAGGAGGCAATCAGCAGAACTTGATTCCGGCGGATCAGGATAAAAGGCGGATGCCCCGTGGAAACAAAGCGCAGCAGGAGTTTTTCATGATCGATTTCTCCGGTGATGGACGTAAAAAAATCATCTTCGTTGAAACAATTGGAATTGCAGATTGAATCATTCAGCTCGGATACTATTTCCTCAAGGGGGCGTCCCTGGTTTTGTTGAATGAGAGCATTGTGAGTCAAATCGGAGATAATGCTTCGCAGAATACAGTTTACCGCATGTCCGGATTGATCTTTGACCGACAGCATTGTCCTTCCCGCTTGATGATTTGTGGTCGGCGGCAGGTTTCGGACGAAATAATGATCGCCGCCCTCGGAATTGCAGGAAACGGATGTTGCTTCAACATAAAGCGCCAGATCATCATTGATTTCAATAAGGCTGGGAGGCAGGCCATTCACCAGCCCAAGGATTTTTCTGGCAAGGATGATGTTGATTTCCTGCTGTTTGAGCAGACGCTTGATATCCGTTATGTTCAGCAGGCTCTGGACAAGGTATTGGTTTCCCTTGATATCGACGGACGCGACGGAGCGTCTGACATGAATCGGCTTGCCTTTTTTGGGCCGCAGCATGCAGTCGTCCTGTGAAGTCTGATGGATTTTATCGATGCCGTCAAAGGGATTGTTTATGTCGAGATAAGAGTCGAAGCTGCTGCCGATGAGTTCTTCCAGAGGGTTGTCGATCATCTCCGAGGCGCAGGGGTTTGCATCGGTTATCACCCCGGTATTCGAGTCTGTCACCAGAACACCGGTCTGGATGGTAGCCATAATCGCTCGCAGGTATTCTTCATTTTCTTTAAGGGCGTCATCGGCTTTTTTTCTTTCGGTAATATCCTTGAAATTTTCAATTATGCCGATGAACTCGCCATCAGGAGAAAGGAACGGTTTTGCAACCATGATGCAGGGGATGGTGCTGCCGTCAAGACGTTCCTTTACCACCTCGGCCTCAATGAACTTTTCACCATTTTTAATCCGCGTTACCGGGCATTCCGGCGTGCCGCACGCAGAACCCGGGAAGACCTCGTGGCATTTTTTTCCGATAAGATCCTCATCCGAAAGGCCGGTCACCGTCAGAAAGGTGTTATTCCAGCGCATCATTTCGAAATCTCTGCTGATGATGCGCATACCGTCGGCCGCGGTATTGAATATCTGGTCAAGTTCTGCATGGGAGGTCTGGATGGCTTTTTCCGCAAGTTCGCGCTCGAGAATTTCTTTTTCGAGTTTCAGTGAGGCCAACACCAGTTCATCCGTCCTTTCTTCAACCCTAAGCTCGAGATTATGTCGTATCTCGCCCAGGGCATTCTCCGCCTTTTTCCGTTCGGCGATTTCAAGGGTGAGCTCTTCGTTTAACGCCGCGTAATCTTGTAATCTTTCTTCAAGGGAAGTGTAGTAATTCCGGAGCG from Pseudomonadota bacterium includes the following:
- a CDS encoding DUF3365 domain-containing protein; this translates as MKLGTKFFLLIATVIFVFSSFLAYRTWFLSHKYVEDLINEEIHLALTFDVAIREYVEDIIRPRMTELLDSEDFEPETMSTSYIARSIFNNVRKDFPEIILKFSSNNPRNPVNIAGPEEQQMINHFNKNPDLKHWAGGITFNDQKYLAHYIPRIMEDSCLQCHGDPADAPNSLVKRYGPDASFHLPVGQVMGLDTIALPTSKIHNRLWKDLNINFALISAGIAGLFLSIFFVFKFLVTGRLTKIIGHIDRMASQADYSQIMPIEIRGNDEITQLAGSFNILSATLRNYYTSLEERLQDYAALNEELTLEIAERKKAENALGEIRHNLELRVEERTDELVLASLKLEKEILERELAEKAIQTSHAELDQIFNTAADGMRIISRDFEMMRWNNTFLTVTGLSDEDLIGKKCHEVFPGSACGTPECPVTRIKNGEKFIEAEVVKERLDGSTIPCIMVAKPFLSPDGEFIGIIENFKDITERKKADDALKENEEYLRAIMATIQTGVLVTDSNTGVITDANPCASEMIDNPLEELIGSSFDSYLDINNPFDGIDKIHQTSQDDCMLRPKKGKPIHVRRSVASVDIKGNQYLVQSLLNITDIKRLLKQQEINIILARKILGLVNGLPPSLIEINDDLALYVEATSVSCNSEGGDHYFVRNLPPTTNHQAGRTMLSVKDQSGHAVNCILRSIISDLTHNALIQQNQGRPLEEIVSELNDSICNSNCFNEDDFFTSITGEIDHEKLLLRFVSTGHPPFILIRRNQVLLIASSGESGTNLPVAVQSGMLFTAGELQLEEEDKLIFYTDGLLDMPYRKSRKTLKPADLAQIIAEDLSPDEQHRVSDIIDRTLTKIAEQSNEELIPYKKNTSDDDITILGLEVENQKCYNVAVWRPKDLSEIDLHISTLLDNIRQNLNEQGFDSQQLANIRISLTEAVMNAWKHGNKKNPDKLVTVRWRFANHFVIEIIDEGQGFDHHAIPDPTSYKNITRESGRGVYMIRNHSTFACWKDNGRHVFLSFKKHVSPEERKQREIINKLMNLWTF
- a CDS encoding STAS domain-containing protein; the protein is MLPPLKDPQKTGDIIMDITVNQEGKTITIKVNGDIDENGAEMLKAQFGRLNLTTIKDVIIDFSNVHYIGSSGIGKLLLFYKNIAVNGGSITIVNTQDTVYSLFQELKLNSILTIQRV